TCCCCACCCACCCCTACCGCCGCACCTGCCCCACCGCCTGACCCCCGGGCTGGAGCTGGTCGGCTCGCCGAGAGCTGGTCGCAGCGCAACACCAACGTGAGGGTGAACCCGTCGTCGGAGCGGGCCCGGGCTCTGGCAACCTTGCCTGGTGCGTGACTCGGACGTCGAGCGGACCACGGCGTTCGAGAACCGTTTCGCCCGGGCGCAGGCCACCGACGTCGTGGACCTTCCCTGGGGATTCGCCGTGCTGCAAGCGGAGTTCCCGCTCTCGGAGCGTCACAACCGGATCGCGGTCACCTCGGCCGCGCCTGCGGCGGAGGTGCTCGCGGCGGCCGAGGAGGTGCTGGGCGGAGCGGGTGTGCGGCATCGGTACGTGTCCGTCGCCGACGACGCCGTGGGCCAGGGCCTGAGTGCGGATCTCGTGGCCGCGGGCTATGAGCACGAGACGATCGTGACGATGATCTACTCCGGTGCGGAGGTCGAGCCCCCTGCGCACGAGGTGCGGGCGGTGTCGCTCGACATGCTGCGACCGGCGATCATCCGCGACTGGCGGGTCACGATGCCCGACGCCACCGACGAACATCTCGGCCAGCTCGCCGACCGGACCGCGCTGTACGCCCGCGGCGCAGAGCTGACACGGCTGGCGGTGTACGACGGCGAGGAGATCGCCGCCTACGCGGATCTGTACGTCGATCGTGTGGACCGCATCGCCCAATTCGAGAACCTGGA
Above is a genomic segment from Acidimicrobiales bacterium containing:
- a CDS encoding GNAT family N-acetyltransferase; the protein is MRDSDVERTTAFENRFARAQATDVVDLPWGFAVLQAEFPLSERHNRIAVTSAAPAAEVLAAAEEVLGGAGVRHRYVSVADDAVGQGLSADLVAAGYEHETIVTMIYSGAEVEPPAHEVRAVSLDMLRPAIIRDWRVTMPDATDEHLGQLADRTALYARGAELTRLAVYDGEEIAAYADLYVDRVDRIAQFENLETHKDFRRRGYGDALIRDALRRGREAGSELSFLTAGLNDWPHGWYQRLGYVDAGRTHHFSLRE